CACCATGATTTGAGTTACCTGATTGAAACTTTTTTTGGATTTGGAGTTTTGCCTTTTGACCACCTCCGTCATGGTTAAGTTGAGACACTCTGTCTTTGAGGCTGTAAcaacagaaaattgttttcactTGGGGCTTCTGGGCCACTGGTGGGAACCCAAGTGGTCCCTCCACCCCTCAAAGCATCCCAGAGCCAGTGGCTCTCAGCAGGACCGCACCGCTGGGGGAAATGCGGTACGGTTCTAGCTTTACTTTCCTCATGCTAACCCACACGGAAAGAAAGCAATCAGATGAACGTCCTCTGTAATGTCCAACTGCTTTCCAAACATAGCAGAAAAGGACATTTAACTGTCTTAAGacctaaacagaagaaaaaacattgccCTAATCATGACGAGGAAATTCTAGCTCTCCCAGCTTAGCCTTTCTTGCAGTCCACCTGGAGATGCTTTTTCGTGTCTGGAACTACAGTGACATCCTGTGGTCAAACTGCTGAATGTGAAAACCAACAGAGACAATCAAGGGGACGGGGTTTTTCTTGGAAGGAAGGAGATTCATGAAGGAGAAGCTTCTCCCCAACGTGGAATTGAGCACACCCCCTGAAGCAAACCCATAGCGTTGGCAGCACGAACGAAGCTCCTGAACTAGCGCAGAAACACCCAACTCAAAATATATAGAGGAGATGAGAAATTAATtcctgctgggttttttccagGGTTCACATGCATGGCTTCACAGATGGGGTAGCAACAGGAGGGATAGAGGCTTAGGTTGAGCTCCGTAGGGCATGTAGGAGCTGTCTCCTATTTGGTAGATCACCTGTTTGCTCCAACTACTCCGCTCACAAACCACACATCTGCCAGACACAAAGCACACGAGGAAAGAGGAACTAAAAAACCCCTCGGTTTACTCAGAACTGGGTGTCTGATTGCCAAAACAGCAGTTCTTAAGCAAGAATGAACAGGTATTGCTtctaaatacacacacagactAAAAGTCTTGCTGCTTTTAAAAGGCTCAAAGCCTTATTAATACCCCATCGGAAacctgattagaaaaaaaaaactatgaagtAAAACCATGTGGCAGCCAGCTATCTCTGAGCTGCAGGAAGGAAACCAGGCTGAAGCACCAGCTTAGCGAGAGCCTGCTGAAAGCTGGCGGCAGGACAAGCACCCTCTCCCTTGGTCCTACTTCACTTAACAACAGTTTTACCCGTCTCTCCTTCTAACTTACTAAACAAGTGTTGTTCTGGAAAGCACCACTCTCCAGTGATCATCCTACTGTTTGAAttgtcccagccccatccctaATGGACATCCCATTTCCCTGGCTGGAAGCTTTAGGACAACAGGAAATCAAATGTCGCTGATGTGGCGCTAAGGACAGCCAAGGACTACACTATGCCCCAGGGAACACCAGGCACCTTCCACGTATCTTCTGCATTCACACATCTCTGCTTTGCTCCAGCTAGAAGATCCATGCTGTCCTCTTGCTCCACCAGTCCCTCCCATTGCAAAGCCACAAAGACCACCTCTACCCACCTAGTTCTTCATATTTCTTGCAGGCTTTGCTAAGGTTGACGGATGTGCAGACCTTCTCAACATCATTCCAGTGACTTCTTCCACTGATGGCTGTCTGCAGAGACCAACCAAAGCCCGTGAGATGCCATGCTCCAAGCTGATGTTACCCTGCCTCCCACCCCTAACCATCTGGCTGGACTAGCTCAGATCTGGATTTACCTGGAGCTGCACAGACAAAGTTTGAGTAGGCATTAAAATTCATTTAACCTTGGATTTACAAAAATTGCCCAGGCTTACCACTAAATAACTGCAAAGGAATCAACAAAATAGGAGGACTGCTGTGACCAGCAGAAGATCGCTACCTGGAAGCAAAGTCCACCAGTGTAAGGTGGCACCGAGTACACGTCCAGTCGATAAAAACTGGCTGCACGTTCCCTATTTAACTGGACTGAACAGAAATGGAAAGCCACCCCCAATCAGCCAGTAAGTAGACAATTAGCTTGAGTTTGGCTCATCTGGGTTTGGATTCGGGTTCCTCCAGCAGACTGTCAGCGTTTGCCTCTCTCAGCCCGCCGCTGAGACATGTTTGCCCAGCACTGAAGCGGCTTTCTGCCCCGTTTGTCTTTGTGCAAGTCCCGTGCACTCACCTTACTGTAGGCGATCTGTAGTGTTAGCGGGATTGCTTCTCTGTCTCCATCTATGCCCAGCCTTTTGCTGCCTGGACCTGCacaaaaaaaggagcaaatgtCACAGGGTGGCCTTTTATCCCCATTCTTCAGTTGGCTACTGATAAGCAGCACACTCAGTATCTacagaaaggggggaaaaaaaaaaaatggtttgctgAACACAGCTGTggagcaaaaaggcaaaaagaaaaggtggCTTAAAAGCTGCCAGAAAGCAATTAATCCAGTGCAGAAATTTCAACACAAAGCACAACAAGCAGCTCTGCAAAACTGAAAGCGGTGCTGGCTAAGCTGGTGCAGAGGGGTCAGTGCTCCAGGgaaaaacacaaagcaataaaAGGCCGCATTGCTAACCCAGCTCCTGTTTTTCCGGGCATATTTGTGCCCACATTAAATTAGCCTTGAAATACTGTGCCCGACActtactaacttttttttttcccctggataaTTTTTTGCAGATGTTAAGTGGTGTGCTGCCAGACaacccaaggggaaaaaaaaaaaaaaaaaaaaaaatcaaagtcagaAAGGATTGGTGGTTTCATGAGTTATTGGGAAGAGGTTGTGGCCAAGCCTGTATTTTGGGGGAGTGGGGTGGTGACACTTCATACGGAGGATATTTTATGAGCTCTGTTTAGAAAGACAAGGCGAGATCACAGAAAAGCaattggttaaaaaaattaagcaacgTGTTTAAATGCAGTATTGTTGGTTGGCCATGAGATGTCTCTGCGAGCTGCACGGCACCAGACAGCGTGTTATCCTTGGTACCCGGGAGAGAGCTGGAGACCACGCTGCAGGCAGATGCTTCTGCCATTGCTTCTTGTCtctaataattttataaattccTACTGTAAAAGCTCATGGATCTCCCTTGCAGGAAGGCTCCAAGCACGCACACGAACCTTGCTTTGCCCAGTAAACTAAGGAAATGGAAAGAGGGTTTTTATAAATGACACTCCCAGACAAACAACAGAAAGCGGCCAAAAGAAAAGACGAAGAGCTGCACTTGGCCAGGTGCTCATGAGAGGAAGGAAATGGGCTTGACGCTGTGttattgcaaatatattttagagttaacagcagtaaaaataacaagGCATTGCCACAGCTTCGGTCCTGAAGAGGAATGCAAGAACTATGATGCTTCACTTCCAAAAAGATGTCTGGATCTTTGCTCACGATGCAGCCTGGGCTCAGACACCTCTTGCAGCCCacagtccccccagcccctctttcCATTTATCTCCCAGCCCGGTGGTTTGCAGACCTCCACCCCAAGGCTGCAGGTGCAGAAGCAGCTACAGACCTGACGCCTTGATGGCCCGCGTGGCCGCCGAGTGGCCCAGCTCCAGGGAATGGATGAAGACTTCAGTCATCTTTTCTCCCCCAATGAAGGTGAGCTGccagggggagaagagggaagacgCGGTGGTGAGGAGACCCAGCCCACGCCAGGCAACATTCACCCCCTCACTCCTTTCTGCAGGAAACAGGTCAGTTTGGGAAAatcatgttttcaaaatacaACTTTCAACAACTGCCTTGGGTGACACTTGCCTTTAGTTGTACTTCCGACTGTTTTAACAGACCACCAGCAAGTAAAACAACTCAAAAAcctaattttcatttaaagaaaactcCCCAACCCACTGGAAAGAAAACCCACGATGAGCCTAACAGCAGGGTCTGGGCATCGCTTTGGGCGACACAAATCCCATGAACAGCAGCAACTCCGCTCGCCACAGCCCCACTGCAGCCGGTCCCGTGCCACCGCACCAAAGCAGTCGTTGCAGCCGTGCATTGAACCTTTCCCCCATGTCTGCCCTGTGCACACCGTGGGGCATGGAAAACAGCTTCATGGAGGGGTTTGGTTTGGAAAGCAGAGCACTGGAGAGACTTCCAGCGATGCGAATAACCTGTCAGCACTGACAGGAGTCGCTTCGTGTCATGGGGAAAGGTATTTGGATGGAAAACTGCTCGTGTGATTAAGGATTGTCTGGGCAGGACCTGCATGCTCTCAATCCCTGGGCCAGGAGCACCAGCCAAAGCACCATGGGCACCCAGGGAACAAGGGGAGACCAAGCTTTGCCTCAGCAGCAGATGGTGGCTGTGCCATACCCCATCCGCTTCACAGGCGGGTCCCGAGTTAGCGGCACAGGCAGAAGACCTCCCTTTCGCCGTCGCCAAGACGGGGCTGAGCCCCTTTGCCTACCTCTGTCTGGTAGAGCTGCAGCAGGACGGGGCGCGTGGCGAAGCGGCAATAGTAGAGGATCATGTCGGCCAGGATGGGCAGCTGCTCCTGGGAGTCCTCCTGGGGCTCAGCCTCTGGCTTGGCAGACTGCGGCGAGAGAATAAGTCACAAGCCTGATGGGGTACGTGGTACCCACAGCCCAGTGCCAAGAACTGCCCGTCCCACCCTGCTAGAGACAGAAACCCTCCTCCTGACCACCCATCTCCATCCCGTGTCCATGTAGCACAGCCTGCTGTACAGGATCGTGGTGGCCCAGCGCTAAGCAGAAGCTCTCCGCTCAGCTGCCCTGTACCTCGGGGAAGGGGGACGCCAAGCCCTACCAGCTGGCACGCACATACCTGACACAGGACGTCCATGGGCAGGTTCATCAACCCAAGAACGTTGCGCTCGTACCATGGGTCCAACATGCCAATGTAGTGGGAAATGTCGTTGGTGCTGCTCTCCATCCCAGCCAAGGTGGGATCCTGAAACCGGACACACAGGGGTCACACCAGGGCCCCCCCCCAGGCTCCTCACCCCACGCTTGGTGAGACACCAGCgctcccctcaccctgccctgccagcctcctCGCGCACCGCTCTCGGGGCGGGCAGAGCACCGGCGGCACTGCGCGCCCCGCGGCGAGCACGACACCTACCACCTGAGCCGAGGCCCGGAGCTGCGGGTCCCCCAAGGACGGGGAGGGATGCATCAGCGGGGTCGATGGAGCCAAGCAGCTCCTCTTCACGGGGACATAGAAAAACTGCAGCTTGAAGTACCTTGTCAGTGAGGGGCAGGTGCTCTCCTTGAGCCTAGGAGAAGGTAGGAGAGGGCTGGGTGAGCCAAGCCCTCCGGTGTGTccccccagggccaggtacctgcAGCCGGGTCCCCTGCACCGCCTGGCTCACCTGAGGTTGCTGTAGGCTCGGGCCACTTTCCCCGAGATGCGGTCGGAGCCGAAGACCACGACACGCAGCGTGGAGACCTTGGCGTCCTCGTCATAGCTGAGGAAGGGCCGTCGGTGGAGGCTGAGGTGCCgcggggtgagcggggccggcagccgctGGCTCAGGACGTGCTGCGGCAGCGAGTGAGCGCGCCGGGAGCGCGCCGGGACGCGGTGCTTGGCCTGGGGGGTGCACAGGCTCTCGGCCCGGCGCAGGGACAGCGAGAGCGAGCCCGTGTCCGGGCAATCCTTCAGGTCTCTCCTCAAGACCAGCTGGCTTTTGCTCTTGAACAGTTTGTAGATCTTGTTGGTCAGCGTGTGCCTGTATTTGTGGTGGGTCTTCTCTACCTTCAGCTCCGGCCTCCCCACCATGTCCAGGGAGCTCTCGTCGCTGTCCTCTGCGTACCCGCTGTCCATGCAGTCCTTCAGGCTGGAGACGAACGACTTCAGGGACTTTCTGGAGACCACCGTCAGCTCTGAGATGGAGTCCTTGGAGGTGGCGAAGAGGGACACTCGCGAGGGCTTAGATCCCTCCTCCGACAGCGCCGAGTACATAGAGTCTCTGGAAATGGTGCAGATAGGGGAAAGCAGTGAGTCCCGCTCGGGGGAACAGCCGTGGgtttccacctcctcctcctcctcttcatcctcctcctcgtTCTCCGAGGCCATGGGCTCAACAACGCTGCACTCTTTGCTGAGGACATCATTGAGGATATCTGAAAGGCAACCGGAGGGAGATCGGGTCTGGTACGGGATCCAGCACAGCCGCTGGAAATGTGATGACCTCAGACAACAACACTACTACAGCATGGCCAATGCTCTCTTTCATCCTACATGGTTTCAAACAAGGAGCTAAAAACCTCCTCCTGAAGGTGTTTaaattgccagaaggtgctcagATGCCATGGCAAAACAAAACGTATTTCTCTCCTTGAGGTCACATTCCATTTGGGTTCTCGAAAGGCAAACACCAGCTGGGGTTTTGCTTCCTTCCTACACAGATTTCACAATGTGCCCGAGTCCAATCCAGGTTTAACCGGAGGGCAGGAGGAAAGCAAGGTATTTTGATAATCAAACCCCAAATCGCCCCACTGGGGGTGACCTCCCGGCAAGGCTAGACTCGCTGCAAAGCCCAAGTCAGAACTCTGGTCCAGCTTGCGGGGGCCAGAGGGCAACGAACACTAAGCCTTCACGGGAACAGAAAAGGTCTTCCAGGAATGGGGAAGCCGGAGAGACCAGCTCAGCATAAGGGGAAGCCGCCGTTTCCCCTGCAAAACTGCTGCGGCCGGGCCAAGAGCACGGCAAAGGCACCCGCTCCTTGGCCATCCCTGCTGTGGGTGGGGGAAGAGCTGTAACATCCGAGGGGTCTGAACCCCACAAAGCCCCAACATCTCAGTGCGGTCAGGCTTTTCCAGCAACAATTATTTCCAGGGCATGAGCAAGATTTATTCCTTGCAGAGGAGCTTTCTACCAACCAAGGTCTCCATCCTCCCAATATCCCCACAGGCACGGGTGCGGTGAATCTCTTCCAGCTTAATGCAAGGCACAACTTTGCCCAGGAGATCAAACCCTGTCTGATTTGTCTCTGGCAACACAACGTGTTTTGGGGCAACCAGTGCCTTCTGCCCACAGCTCGGAGGAGGGCTTTGCTTGGGATCACAGCAGGCATCGTGCCCCAGCTGACACCCATGTCCTCTCCCATCCAGGGGACACGGGTGCCCACTGCGTTCTCTCTCCTGTCACCATGAACAATTTGTTATCAGTTCTTTCAGGCTCTGGCCACAGTTTGTGCCGCACGCCCAGCTGCACATGGCAGTGCCGACGCTGCTCAGCCAGCCCTGCAACGGGGAGCAGAGAGCTACGGTCTCAGTAGGGTGGACAGGGGACCCCCTCCACTTACCAAAGTTATCCTGATCCCAGCTGTAAGTGTAGCAGCGAGCggcggggatggggatggtgtGGAGCTTGCGGGGCTGAGCCTCGcctgggaagaggggagggagaggagttAGTTTGCAGGCAACCCCGATACTGCTCCTGACAGCTCTCCTGGCCGGTGGGAGACGCTGCCCACCCCATGCACATGTTTTGGGGCAGCCCAGGTCATGCAGAGCACTGATGCTGCTGTCATTATCCCTGTGAAGTCACACGCAATTGGGACGAGGGGACATTTCACACCTCTAAGAGCCATCAGATATCACTGCTGCCATCGGTTTCTGATTTAATGTTTTCATCTCACCCACAAAGGCTGGAGAATTATTTTATGGTTGCTGTTTTAATGAAAGATGAGAAAATTTCTGGCTCATCACGTGGTTATGAAATAGGACCTGGGtcggtgggttttttgttgtagTTGTTGTTTGCGCTAGGTTGAAACTTTGCGCAGAAGAGGGTTTCGCACTTCCAAGGGCTGgctcccagcacccgcagcgccggGGAGCTCGTCACCACTGCAGGGGCTGAGCCAGTAGAAAACCCTGGAGGAAAAAGGGGCACGGGGGGGGGTTCTCACCCGCGATGGCAGGAAACGACGCGGCCCTCGCGATGTCCCGCAGCACGGATTGCAGGTGCTCCCGGGCTGGCACAGGGTCGCTGCTGGCAGCTGCAATCTCCTGTGCGTCGGCAGCACTGGCGTAGATCTCCGAGAGCTCTTCCAGTGTCTTGgactggagggagcagagccaaGACGAGAGATTGAGGGGGGTCCCTCCGCAAAGGCAACGTACAGGTCTTTGGGGAAAGTCACTAACTACACCACTGGGCCAATCTCCCTCCCTCCTCTAACTCCTATCCCCTTCAAGTTCCCCCAAAaattctgcacagaaaaaaaaaaaaagtgtttgaacaACTTAAGGGGTTTTCTTCACAAGTTTTTGCTCCCCCCAAGCCCCAAAGCCAAGTGTTTCTCTGGTCAAACGAATACTTGTGCTGCATTTCAAATCCAGGGGCTCTTCCTCTCTCCACTTAGGGatggggaaaggagtaaaagGGTAAAAGGTGAGTTACCCCCCCCACACTTCACGAAACAGAAGTGTAGACCTCAGGTCTAAcctgagaagagaagggaaagacaTGTATTTTTCCTACAAGAGGTgttatcaaaacatttttcttttgtcagttaAATATTATTTTGGTCAGGAAATCCCCCAGCCAACTGCACGAAACTGCTCCCAATGGCATCATGGCATCACCGAAGTCGAAGCTCTCTGAGCCTACCTTCAGGAGGTGGTGCAGGCTGTCCAGGTCACAGCGGGTTCCGAAGTTGGCCTGGTAGAGGTGCTCGAGGAGCACGACGAGTGTGGCACGCTGCGGGTGCTCGCTGGCGCTCAGCTTCTCAGCGATGGAGAGGAACTCGCTCTGCACCTCGGAGCGGTTGAGCAGCAGCACCGTCCTGGGGACAAGGGGATGGTGGTTAGTCCGGGCAGTCAGGCTTGCGTGCTGGTGGCACACGAAACTCTTGGACAAATTCACTCTAGATGGCAGTGTCCTCTCACATTAGTCACAGCCAGAGGGTCTTGGGATTGTGCCAGGGGTGCCAGACCCACGCTGCAGTGCCAGCCAGCGGCAGGGAGCAGGTAACGGATGAGCATACTCCATCCAGCCCCTCTGCGCATCCCTggcaccatctctcctgccacATCTGCAATATCACTAGCCCAATAATTGTTCAACCAGCCCCAGACagggctccagcccagcagccagtTGTCCAAACTGGACATCCAGCACACGCGATGAAGCAGAGGGGGAAGGTAGAAAGGGGCCCCTAAAACATCTTCCCCCTGCAAGGTGCAGGTCAGAGCATCACTTCTGGGCTTTAAGGAGAAGAGCCACATCCTTCAGCTGCATTTTTGCTCTGGACCACAAAATGAACATCCACAGGCTTTGAATTCCCAAACCTGCAGTCCAGAGAGCATGTAGGCATGTGCTTACGTTCATTGACAAGAGCAGTCCACCTCACTGAGCAAAAATGTCCCTAAATTAAGGATGTGCTCTGGCGTGCTTGGTTCTAGAAAGCTCAGGCAATGGGCGCAAGCTTTCAACAAGCCCAGGGTTCAGCTTGTGTACAGCTTTGTGCCAGGTTTTCAGGGCTTTTTATGCAAATATAGCCGTCGTGCTGTAAGTCATAAGTGGTTGCACTTGCAGCAGTATAAGCGTTGTAGAGCTGGGGAGCTACTGGGAAAGCAACACAGCAGCACCAGCGCAGCTGGGTGGGATACAGGTGCAGATCCAGAGCTGCACGGCATGAGTGGACAAGCCAGGACAGCAGGACACCCCTCCTGCACAGAGTAGAGGCAGCTGTGCAGAAGGACTGTCCCTGGGGCTAGGGCTGGCAGGACGGGCACACACCACCTGGGCTCATTTTCCTATTTACAAATGAGGTGCCCTGGCAGGAGGAAAGGTTCAGCCCTCGAATAAGGTGCAAAGTCTGACCACGCTCAGAGCTGCAAGGCTTTTGTTAATTGTTGCATTGGGATGGACTCGCTTCTGGCCCCCCTCGGGCTGGTGGCTCCCAAACACGCAGATCAAAGAGTCTCCTGGCTGTTCTCCAGCCTGTGCCAAGATCAGCAACTCCCTGCAGAAAAGACTTTGCCTTCCCCAGCTGTTTTCACCCAGATCTGCAACCCTGCAGTAAGCAGGGCTGCAGGATAACCGACATGGGGAGCCCACAGACCCTGACCCACGGCTGTGGAAATGCCACAGCCACTTTCCTTATCCCTTCCCACAGCTCAGCCCAGCTAtccagctcttctccctggcaCCCACCGCTACACCTTTGAGATCTGCGCgctgcagccccactgctgtgCAAGCAGCGTGGGATTTGGGGATGCTACAGAGACGCCAGCAGTGCCTATGGCCACACTTACACGGTGGAGCTCTGGTAGTTCTTCACGGGCAGCCCCTGCTCTGTCCTCACCAGCCTCTGGAAGGAGATCCCTGGGGGAGAGAGCAGAGGACAGGAGACATGGCACCACCGCAGACAGCTCTGCTTCAGGAGCACGTCCTGACCTGGCTGAGCCTCAGCCTGGAGCGGGCATGGCAGCACCAAAAGTCCTTACTGGGGACAAGGCACCATGCAAGGGGACCGGCCCGGGAGCAAGGGAGCCTTGGGACGGAAAGGGTGAAAGCCCAAGGGGATAGGAAGGCAACCAGAGGATGGGAAAGGAGAGCTGCTCCATCCCCAGTCCCTTCTGCCCCACTGCTGATGTGGGGTCCTTTTTGAACTGCATGGGTGATATTTAGCAGCTTCTGCCACTTGCTTaaccccccccgggccctggatCTCACTTACGGACAGCAGGTCACTGCCACCTTCCCTCCCACAGAGAtggagcccagcctggccccaaCAGAAGCAAGGTTGGTGTGAGCAGCCCACGTCCCTGGATGCCTCCCTGGGACCATCCCTGGGATGCCATTGGGAACCTCAACCAGGCAATGTCTGATGGACCTGGACTGGGTGGCAACAGCAAAGCCCGTGTCACTCCCAAAAGGCAGAAGGACTGGGGTACATCTTGGGAAAGATCTTATGGTGTCAGCAAGATCCACCACCCTTATTACTGCAGGCAGATACATCCCaaccccagctgctgctcagcagccGAGAAGCAGCACCCACAGGGGGCCCAGCACCCATGGGCAGCTCACGTTGATCCACACGGGCCCCCCGATTACAGCAGCGTTCACCCCTCTTGCAGAGACATCAGCCCCAGTTTGCAGATAAAAGCTATTGCATTCTTGGCAAATACCGACAGCAGCTTGTTCTCAGTTAATATTTACCCTCATCTCAATAAAAAGCTTTTGCTTCAGCCTCGCAGCAGGTCACGGAGGCCGTGCAACAAGCATATAAGGTCCTGGCCAGCTTACCAGCAGAGGACACGTTTTCATTGTTCTTGGCTCCAGTTTGGGGGAGAGGCCACGCCGAGGGGCAGCACTGGGCTCCCCAACACCTCCCACACGGCATCTTTTGGCAGCGGTGGGGGAATCTCATATGCTTGTAGGAGGGGAAAAGCTTTTGGACCAAAGTCCCCAGCTCACACAGCCCCGGGCACCGGTGATGGTGGTGATGGCACAAGAGCAGGATGtagcaaaccccccccccccagcactggggCTTTCCCAGCGGTCTGTAAAACACGGCCCTGACCAGTGTTGCAGCAATAAATGACCAGGAAGGAGCTGGGGAAGTCCACGGCTGCAGCAACGTGGGATGAGTGTCCCCGCATCCGTGCTGGCCCTGCAGCTCTGAGCTGGAGGCTGGACGCAGCACAACAGCCCAGCCAGACCTTGCCTGGTGGCCATGGCCATTTATGCTGGTGGAGCCTTGAGCTGGGAGTAAATCAGCCAGTCCAGTGCCAACACTGCAGAGGGTTTTGcgtgttttttaatctttttgttcctttgaaaGCATCTTTCATCCCATCTGCACCTAACAAGCTCCCATCTCTGCAGGACATTGCTGCTGTGATGGAGACCCTGTGTTTCCCGTCCCTGTCAGGGTTCTCCAAAGCAGCTGCCCGGTTTGAGGAAGGGGGGAAGCATCCCCAGCCTCAGCCACAGCCCATGTACCCATCTGAGGCCTCCCAAGTCCCGCTCAGAGCCAGTCTCACTGCCACGGCCCTGCGCAGGATTAAACAAGGGCTGAAATCTGCTCCGTGTGATAACAGCTCTCCATAAGCCACCAAAAGACAGGGAGATTAGGAGAAATGGCCTTTTAGAAATAATTGGAAGAGCTGCTCTGTTGGGAACAACAGGACATCTACGAGGAGCCCTTAATTAAGAGGAGCGGTGCTGCTGCCGAGAGATGTACCCAAAGCCATATCACAAGGCAGTGTCTCGGCTGTAAAGAAAGAGCCGGGGAGTCCCTCAGCCCTGTGGAAATCTCCACGCAAGGGTAGGCTCGAAGGCTCCAGCCACCTTGATGCCGATGAATGGACCCACTGTTATCACCCCAGTTACACCACTGAGCATCTCAAACAAAGCCCCGGGCTGGGCGGGAGCTTTGGCACGTGCTTTGCCATGGAAAAGACCCCTCATGTTGAACAGCAGCCAGGAAATAGTTACAGGTTTTGCTAATCCACACTGGTCCGGAGCTGAGAGTCCCTGGGATGCTCCCACCACCTTGCATGCAAGGCAGCCACCGAAAACACAACCCCACCATCCCACCTGCTCTTCCATAGGAATCTGGTCTCACCCTGTGCTGGACCACCAGGGAAAATCATCCAGAGGATGGAGGGCAGAAGTCCTCGCCTCCTGGAAAAGCTGAGGTGTGGGATACACAAGGTAAATGTGGACACTACGCTCAAGGGATTCACGAAGCAAAGTGGGTTATGAGACAGCAACACCAGGAGAGTCTCGGGAACAAACACGGGGCGGTCGCAGCAGCGGGTTTTTTGGGAAGCAGCGCCAGCAGTGCATGAAAACCCCGTGGTGGGGCAGGAGCACTTACCGGGGGCCTTGAGCTCGTCGCTGATGAAGGTGAGCAGCTCGCGGAAGATGTCGCAGTAGGGCACGGGCCAGGTCAGGAAGCTGTGGTATACACTGGTGGCTTTCAGGAGCAGGTCGGAGCCCGGTGGGAAGTGGGGAGCCTGCGGGGTACGGGGAGACCTGATTAGAAAGGGAGCAAGGACACAGGCCTCGAGCACTGCGTAAAATCTCAGGGGTTTAGgctggaagagggaggaggagaaacggATCGGAGCAGAGGTTCACCCTGTGACACCCCGTCCTCTCCCAAGGAAGGGTCAAAGGATCCCCACTGGGCGCAGCTCCGAGAAAGCTTCATCCGCTCTGCACCTTCCCAACCTCCCGGCTGTGGCTCACGTGCCAAAGCCTATATATAAATTCCTTTTTAACAACCACAGATCCATACAGATGAATCGCATTACAGCCTGTGCTTTTGCAAGATCTGGCAACAATGATTTCCTTGGGATAATGATGCATtgtgctaataataataataataaaaaaagtatttcctgtgaAGGCTCCACTCCTTCTTTTCGTTAGCGTTGCCTATGTATTTTGCACAAGTATAaagagtaatgaaaaaaatttgcCTTCTCTGCACAGAGATATTGTCCGTCTCCCTTTCTGATTAGcccatctttaaataaaaagattaaaaccactgaagctcatttttttttcatctctcagCTTGTGCAATGGTTGCCTAGTCTTGATCCCTGTAGATTCGTACAGGATCTTTTTTTGGGGATGAATTGATCAAAGCAGAC
This window of the Calonectris borealis chromosome 20, bCalBor7.hap1.2, whole genome shotgun sequence genome carries:
- the PIK3R5 gene encoding phosphoinositide 3-kinase regulatory subunit 5 isoform X1, with amino-acid sequence MQHTTCTEDRIYHALERCLHGLSRDAVSSRWAAGLCLNCWSLQELVSRDAGNYLILVEKILGKAKEVQEKCDYDLVTPLALLFYYAVLYAPHFPPGSDLLLKATSVYHSFLTWPVPYCDIFRELLTFISDELKAPGISFQRLVRTEQGLPVKNYQSSTVTVLLLNRSEVQSEFLSIAEKLSASEHPQRATLVVLLEHLYQANFGTRCDLDSLHHLLKSKTLEELSEIYASAADAQEIAAASSDPVPAREHLQSVLRDIARAASFPAIAGEAQPRKLHTIPIPAARCYTYSWDQDNFDILNDVLSKECSVVEPMASENEEEDEEEEEEVETHGCSPERDSLLSPICTISRDSMYSALSEEGSKPSRVSLFATSKDSISELTVVSRKSLKSFVSSLKDCMDSGYAEDSDESSLDMVGRPELKVEKTHHKYRHTLTNKIYKLFKSKSQLVLRRDLKDCPDTGSLSLSLRRAESLCTPQAKHRVPARSRRAHSLPQHVLSQRLPAPLTPRHLSLHRRPFLSYDEDAKVSTLRVVVFGSDRISGKVARAYSNLRLKESTCPSLTRYFKLQFFYVPVKRSCLAPSTPLMHPSPSLGDPQLRASAQVDPTLAGMESSTNDISHYIGMLDPWYERNVLGLMNLPMDVLCQSAKPEAEPQEDSQEQLPILADMILYYCRFATRPVLLQLYQTELTFIGGEKMTEVFIHSLELGHSAATRAIKASGPGSKRLGIDGDREAIPLTLQIAYSKTAISGRSHWNDVEKVCTSVNLSKACKKYEELASKTECLNLTMTEVVKRQNSKSKKSFNQQISVSQIKVDKVQIIGVQSSFAVCLDQDEQKILQSVTRCEISVCYKPRDSDLFALRRSSLPSQDPSEFHSLLCLPIATFSGALP